A stretch of DNA from Natrinema halophilum:
GGTAACCGTCGACGGATCGTCGCGGTCGGTCTTTGCGAACAAAATGTAGACCCCCGCGCGCTCGCCGTTCGTGATCCACTGTTTCTCGCCGTCGATAACATATTCGTCGCCCTCCCTGCGAGCCTCCGTCGTCATTTCTGCGGGGTTCGACCCAGCGTGGGGCTCCGAAAGCGCGAACGCGCCCACAGGGCGTCCCTCCGCCATGTCGGGCAGCCACCGCTCTTGCTGTTCCTCGCTCCCGAACTCCGCGAGACAGGAGGTCGCCAGCGAGTGAACCGACAGCGCCGTCGCAACGGCTAACATTCCGTACGCGACCTCCTCGTTGACCACGGCCGCGGTCACCGGGTCCGCGTCGTAGCCCCCGTATTTCTGGGGAACCGTCAGACCCGTGAGATCGAGGTCGGCAAGACCGTCCCAGACCGCTTCGGGAAATTCCTGTTCACTGTCCGCCTCCAAGGTGGCCGGCCTGATCTCGTCGCGAGCGTACTCCCGGACGACGTCCCGGACCGCCGTCTGTTCCTCGGTGAGTTCCATGACGGCCATTCGAGGGCCGCGATAAAAGTCTCCGTGGCATCGGAAGACGGCGAGCGGTCAGAGCCCATCTAGATCGAGTTCCTCGAGTTGGGCCCGCATCTTCGCCGCGGAGTCATCGTCTTTTAGCCGGAGCGGACTCCGCAACGGGCCGGCGTCGAACCCGCGCATTCTGAGCGCCGTCTTGACGCCGGACATGTACGCGCCGCCGGTCTTGAACGCATCTCGAACGCGGAAAATGTCGCTCTGTATGTCGCACGCACGATCCTCGTCACCGTCGTTGTAGGCCTGATAACAGTCGACAACCAGTTCGGGGAACGCATTGGCGACGGCGCTGACCGCGCCCGAACAGCCAACTTCGAGACCCGCGAAGACGAGTGAGTCCGACCCTGCGAGGAAGGTCATCTCGGGATGTGCATCGACGGCCTGTGCGAGCCAGGGGACGTTCTTGCTCGAGTCTTTACACCCCACGAGGGAGTCGATTTCGGCGAGGTCTGCCAGCGTCTCGAGCGAGAGTTCGTTGCCCGTTTTGCTCGGAATGTGGTAGACGTACATCGGCAGGGAAGTGGCATCCGCAATTCGCCGATAATGCTCGAGCGCACCCTCGTGGTCCAGCGGGTAGTAGTACGGCGTAACGACGACGATTCCGTCCGCACCGACAGATTCGGCATGTTCGGCGTGGGCGACCGTCCGATAGGTACTAGGGGAACCGACACCTGCGATGACCGGCACCTCACCGCCGACTTCGTCGACGACGGCTTCGACGACTCGATCTCGTTCTTCGCTCGAGAGTAGCGGGAACTCGCCGTTCGTCCCGAGGGGGAAAACGGCGTGAGCGCCACGATCGACGACGAACCGGGCGTGGGCAGCGGTGGTCTCGTAATCGACGGACTCGTCATCTTGAAACGCGGTGACGGTCGGTGGAACGACGCCGCGAAGCGACAGTGGGTCGGCGGTTCCGGGATCGTGATACGCCATGCTCTCCTCTCCGACGGGTAGCGTCAAAAACTGCGGGCCGGCAGTCCGGGTCGGCTGCACGGACGGATTGTACAGATGCTAGCGGCGGACCAACGAGCGCAACAGCACGGTGAGAGGAAGCAATCATCGAAAGGGATCGATCCCCCGCGTTTCGAACCGCCGATCGCCTCGACGACGTCGACTGGACCTCGGTCAGATCACGCTACTGAGCTGCCCCGAGGCCTCTTCGAGGCTCTCGATGAGTGCCCCGCCGTGGTCGAATATGTGCCAGTGGAGTACCAATAGCGTCTAACAACGAGGAAACTCACCACGTACCCGATAACCCCGTGGCACTGCTCGACGACTGGTTCGGGTCGCGTCATCCACGACGGTATCGACCAGTAGAGACGACGGACGCCCTCGAGTGAACTGCACACCCCCATCCCGAAGTGAAACGATCCGGGTACGACGACTGGCAGACGAGTGGCTCAGTTCCGTTCGAAATCTCGATCCGGGAACCGTTTTTCGCTGATCACCCCGTCTCACCGGCTACTCGTCTGACGACGACTGCGATTCCGACATATGCAGGTAGACAGACGGCGAGGATGGCCGCTATGAGACCCCAGTCTGCGACGCCGAGTGGAACCGTCCCGAAGTACCGGTTGAGCGGCGTGTAAAGCACCGTAAGCTGCAGACCGATCGACGCCGCGACTGCGGTTGCGAGCCACCGATTAGATAGCGTCGGCGTCTCGCGTAGCCAGCGGATGACGTAGAGCTTCTCGAATTCGAGGAAGACGAAACCCGTAAACACCATCGTCATCGCGTAGGGGGTGACAGTAGCAGCACCCTCGAGTGTAACGAACATGAGCGCGAGCATGACGGCTGTGGTAACCATTCCGGTTCCTCCAATCAGTCCGAGCATCTCTTGGCTGATGATCCCTCGATCTGGATCGCGTGGTTGTCGGTCCATTACGTCGCCGCTTTTCGGGTCAGCACCAAGTGCGAGCGCCGGCAATCCGTCGGTCAGCAGGTTGATCCACAGTAACTGTACGGCCGGCAGGATGAGATAACCGGACAGCGAAGCGAGGAAAACGAGCGCGACCTCGGCGACGTTCGCGCTCAGCAGATAGGCGACGAATTTCCAGATGTTATCGAAAATCATCCGTCCGCGCTCGACGGCCCGCTCGATCGTCGCGTAATCGTCGTCCAGCAAGATGATGTCCGAAGCCTGTCTGGCGACGTCCGTCCCGCGGACCCCCATCGCTACGCCGACGTCGGCGTTTTTCAGCGCCGGTGCATCGTTGACCCCATCTCCCGTCATCGCGACGTTGTGATCGCGGTCCTGGAGAGCGCGCAGTATTCGAACCTTGTGCTCGGGCGATGCTCGGGCGAAGACGTCGACGGATTCGACCCTCTCGCGCAGCGTCACGTCATCCATCCGCTCGATCTCCCGTCCCTCGAGCACCTCGCTTCCGATCCCGAGCGTCTCGGCGATCGCGCTGGCGGTTTGGACGTTGTCACCGGTTACCATCTTGACGTCGATGCCGGCGCCCGTCGTTGCCGCGATCGCGTCGGCGACTTCCGTCCGCGGGGGGTCTATCATCCCGGTTAGCCCCACGAACGTCAGCCCACCCGTTAGATCGTCTGGACCGGCCGGCTCGTCCCGATATGCCATCGCGAGAACGCGAAGCGCATCGTCGCCGAAGGTACGAACGACCGTCTCTATTCGGTCGCGTCGATCGTCGGTCAGGGGCGCTGAGCCATCCGTGGTCAGAATTCGATCGCAGTTTGCGAGGACGACCTCCGGGGCACCCTTGACGTACCCTCGGTCGTCGTGGACTGTCCCCATCCATTTCCGTTCCGAGGAGAACGGAATCTCGCCGGTTCGAGGGTTCGCGTCTCGAAGCGACTCGCGGTCGAGTCCCCACCGATCCGCCGCCTCGATCAACGCTTGCTCGGTCGGGTCACCGTCCTCGAGGGTCGAGTCGTTACAGAGCACGCCGATTCGCAGGAGCAGTTCCTCGCGAATCGAAACCGAATCCGGGTCAGGAACGGTCGAACGGTCCGGTTCGTTCTCGGCGACGCCAACGTGGGTGACGGTGTCGTTAACCCAGAGCCTGCTAACGGTCATCTGTCCCTTCGTGAGCGTGCCGGTTTTGTCGGTACAGACGACGTCGACGGCACCGAGGGCCTCTACTGCCGGAAGTCGGCGAACGAGCGCGTTTTCGTACGACATCCGGCGGACGCCGAGAGCGAGGGTCAGCGTGACGACCGCCGGTAACCCTTCGGGGATCGCAGCGACGGCGAGCGACACTGCGGTCAGCGCGGCCTGAATCGCACCCGTCCCGCGTAGGACCAACAGCGGACCGACTAGCAGGGAGAGGACGACAACGCCGATCCCGAGAGTGCGACCCAATCGATCGAGTTCTCCCTGAAGCGGCGTTTCCGTCTCTTCGGTCCCAGCGAGCACCCGGGCGATTTCGCCGACTGCCGTCTCCATCCCGGTGTCGGTGACGACTGCGACGCCCTTCCCACGGGTGACGTTCGTTCCCTTGTAGACCATGCACTCGCGCTCTGCGAGGGGAGTCTCTAACTCGACTGAATCGGTGGATTTCGTTACCGGTACGCTTTCACCCGTCAGCGCCGCCTCGTCTATCTCGAGGTCGGTTTCCTCGAGCAATCGGCCGTCGGCTGGGACGACGTCTCCGCCGCGCAGCACGACGACGTCACCGGGGACGAGTCGTG
This window harbors:
- a CDS encoding dihydrodipicolinate synthase family protein — protein: MAYHDPGTADPLSLRGVVPPTVTAFQDDESVDYETTAAHARFVVDRGAHAVFPLGTNGEFPLLSSEERDRVVEAVVDEVGGEVPVIAGVGSPSTYRTVAHAEHAESVGADGIVVVTPYYYPLDHEGALEHYRRIADATSLPMYVYHIPSKTGNELSLETLADLAEIDSLVGCKDSSKNVPWLAQAVDAHPEMTFLAGSDSLVFAGLEVGCSGAVSAVANAFPELVVDCYQAYNDGDEDRACDIQSDIFRVRDAFKTGGAYMSGVKTALRMRGFDAGPLRSPLRLKDDDSAAKMRAQLEELDLDGL
- a CDS encoding cation-translocating P-type ATPase — translated: MSESPYDVSSDRVLEDLESRHEGLTSEEARRRREEYGENEIIRSGGRSWVEILLAQFDSVLIWVLLAAAGLSIWASHGVDAVLIGIIVVANGLFGFVQDYRAEQSLESLRQLAAPTATVRRMGESLTIDATRLVPGDVVVLRGGDVVPADGRLLEETDLEIDEAALTGESVPVTKSTDSVELETPLAERECMVYKGTNVTRGKGVAVVTDTGMETAVGEIARVLAGTEETETPLQGELDRLGRTLGIGVVVLSLLVGPLLVLRGTGAIQAALTAVSLAVAAIPEGLPAVVTLTLALGVRRMSYENALVRRLPAVEALGAVDVVCTDKTGTLTKGQMTVSRLWVNDTVTHVGVAENEPDRSTVPDPDSVSIREELLLRIGVLCNDSTLEDGDPTEQALIEAADRWGLDRESLRDANPRTGEIPFSSERKWMGTVHDDRGYVKGAPEVVLANCDRILTTDGSAPLTDDRRDRIETVVRTFGDDALRVLAMAYRDEPAGPDDLTGGLTFVGLTGMIDPPRTEVADAIAATTGAGIDVKMVTGDNVQTASAIAETLGIGSEVLEGREIERMDDVTLRERVESVDVFARASPEHKVRILRALQDRDHNVAMTGDGVNDAPALKNADVGVAMGVRGTDVARQASDIILLDDDYATIERAVERGRMIFDNIWKFVAYLLSANVAEVALVFLASLSGYLILPAVQLLWINLLTDGLPALALGADPKSGDVMDRQPRDPDRGIISQEMLGLIGGTGMVTTAVMLALMFVTLEGAATVTPYAMTMVFTGFVFLEFEKLYVIRWLRETPTLSNRWLATAVAASIGLQLTVLYTPLNRYFGTVPLGVADWGLIAAILAVCLPAYVGIAVVVRRVAGETG